One part of the Truepera radiovictrix DSM 17093 genome encodes these proteins:
- a CDS encoding aldo/keto reductase — protein MQYRRLGKSGLKVSVISLGAWTTYGGSVQDKAVVREIVDKALAGGVNFFDNADVYAHGKGEEFLGEVLNDTGVPRHHLVLSTKVFWPMSENVNDRGLSRKHVLESIEMSLDRMGTDYVDIYFAHRYDPETPLEETVEAFSDVVRSGLAHYWGTSEWTGAQIAEAHTYARENGLVAPVTEQPQYSMLWRERVEREILPVTENKGIGLVVWSPLAMGMLTGKYDDGVPEDSRFGRDSGFGERYLTEENARRVRALKEVADELGVTRAQLALAWVLRQPGVSSVITGATKVSQMEDNLGAAEIELSPEQLERIEAILAS, from the coding sequence ATGCAGTACCGCAGACTCGGCAAAAGCGGCCTTAAGGTCAGCGTGATCTCGCTAGGGGCGTGGACGACCTACGGCGGCAGCGTTCAGGACAAGGCGGTGGTTCGGGAGATCGTCGACAAAGCCCTCGCGGGCGGCGTGAACTTTTTCGACAACGCCGACGTCTACGCCCACGGTAAGGGCGAGGAGTTTTTGGGCGAAGTCCTCAACGACACCGGCGTCCCGCGCCACCACCTCGTCTTGTCGACGAAGGTCTTTTGGCCGATGTCGGAGAACGTCAACGACCGCGGGCTCTCACGCAAGCACGTCTTAGAGTCCATCGAGATGTCGCTCGACCGCATGGGCACCGACTACGTCGACATCTATTTCGCCCACCGCTACGACCCCGAAACGCCTTTGGAGGAGACCGTCGAGGCGTTTTCCGACGTGGTCCGGAGCGGTCTGGCCCACTACTGGGGCACCTCGGAGTGGACGGGCGCGCAGATCGCCGAAGCCCACACCTACGCGCGCGAAAACGGCCTCGTGGCGCCTGTGACCGAGCAGCCGCAGTACTCGATGCTGTGGCGCGAACGGGTCGAGAGGGAGATCCTGCCCGTCACCGAGAACAAGGGCATCGGCCTCGTCGTCTGGAGCCCGTTGGCCATGGGGATGCTCACCGGCAAGTACGACGACGGCGTCCCCGAAGACAGCCGTTTCGGACGCGACAGTGGGTTTGGCGAGCGCTACTTGACTGAGGAGAACGCGCGCCGGGTGCGTGCGCTTAAAGAGGTTGCCGACGAGCTCGGCGTCACCCGCGCGCAGCTCGCGCTGGCGTGGGTGCTGCGGCAGCCGGGCGTCTCGAGCGTCATCACCGGCGCGACCAAGGTGAGCCAGATGGAGGACAACCTGGGCGCCGCCGAGATTGAACTCTCGCCGGAGCAGCTCGAGCGCATCGAGGCCATCTTGGCGAGCTAA
- a CDS encoding MBL fold metallo-hydrolase, translating to MNQSHRQPASRAPGFFVTVKRTSASGQAANRAEDVWGLRTLVANVYFVAVTGTSPTPSGADRGHPGSRNWVLIDAGMPGTARRILRVAAARFGGPPKAIILTHGHFDHVGALSKLLERWDVPVYAHALELPYLTGRSDYPPPDPSVGGGLMARSAPLYPRRGRNFGGRVRQLPEDGSVPFLPGWRALHTPGHTDGHVSLFREADRTLLAGDAFVTVRQESLLAVLRQRRELRGPPRYFTTNWLAAHTSVLRLAALSPQVAATGHGRPMRGERLARELSELAANFDHLAVPRRGRYVGRPVRADERGVVYVPPPKPSPLAPALIGVGVAALLGAAIALQGRKNR from the coding sequence ATGAACCAGAGCCACCGCCAACCTGCAAGCCGCGCGCCCGGCTTCTTCGTCACGGTCAAGCGCACGAGCGCCAGCGGCCAGGCCGCTAACCGAGCCGAAGACGTCTGGGGGTTGCGGACGCTAGTCGCTAACGTCTACTTCGTCGCGGTTACAGGCACTAGCCCGACGCCCAGTGGCGCTGACCGAGGCCACCCCGGGAGCCGCAACTGGGTGCTTATAGACGCGGGCATGCCGGGAACGGCGCGCCGCATCCTGCGGGTCGCCGCCGCCCGCTTCGGCGGCCCGCCCAAAGCCATCATCTTGACGCACGGCCACTTCGACCACGTAGGAGCGCTTTCCAAGCTGCTCGAGCGTTGGGACGTGCCCGTTTACGCGCACGCGCTCGAGCTCCCCTACCTCACCGGCCGCTCGGACTATCCGCCCCCCGACCCCTCCGTGGGTGGCGGCCTCATGGCTAGGAGCGCGCCCCTCTACCCGCGCCGCGGCCGCAACTTCGGTGGACGGGTGCGGCAGCTACCCGAGGACGGCAGCGTTCCCTTTTTGCCGGGGTGGCGCGCCCTGCACACACCCGGCCACACCGACGGGCACGTGTCTCTCTTTCGGGAAGCCGACCGGACGCTGCTCGCCGGGGACGCCTTCGTCACCGTCCGGCAGGAGTCGCTCCTAGCGGTGCTGCGGCAGCGCCGTGAGCTGCGCGGGCCGCCCCGCTACTTCACGACGAACTGGCTCGCCGCCCACACCTCGGTCCTGCGCCTCGCGGCGCTCTCTCCACAGGTCGCAGCGACCGGCCACGGCCGACCGATGCGCGGGGAGCGTTTGGCGCGCGAGCTAAGCGAATTAGCCGCCAACTTCGACCATCTGGCGGTGCCGAGGCGCGGGCGCTACGTCGGGCGCCCCGTGAGGGCCGACGAGCGCGGGGTGGTCTATGTGCCGCCGCCCAAACCGAGCCCGCTGGCACCAGCTCTTATCGGCGTAGGCGTGGCGGCGCTTCTGGGCGCCGCTATCGCGCTGCAGGGGCGCAAGAACCGCTGA